From one Panulirus ornatus isolate Po-2019 chromosome 11, ASM3632096v1, whole genome shotgun sequence genomic stretch:
- the Alg2 gene encoding alpha-1,3/1,6-mannosyltransferase ALG2 isoform X1 — protein MSDIIRHVDRAYEMVHVVFVHPDLGIGGAERLVVDAALALKRKGHQVQFFTGHHDPAHCFPETCDGQLDVTCVGDWLPRSTFGMLAALWAYIRMIYVSLYLVLFSGVTYDVVFVDQVSVCIPFLKLKSNTKILFYCHFPDQLLTQRRSFLKRVYRYFLDTFEEKTTSQADCVLVNSHFTASVFKETFKSIKTSPSVLYPSLNFDSFDKYASVTLKDIDLDIDSDCIFLSLNRYECKKNLSLALHSLKILLEMVSKDEASRVHLIMAGGYDERVQENIEHYNELVKLATTLGISDKVTFLKSPADRVKVTLLRSAKCLIYTPDREHFGIVPIEAMYVGTPVIAVNSGGPKETIINGETGFLCEQNPKDFAEAMQRFVTGVNDKTHMGEAGYSRVVNNFSFIKFSEHLNYIVQGLMDERKQK, from the coding sequence AAATGGTTCATGTTGTGTTTGTACACCCGGACCTTGGCATTGGTGGTGCTGAACGTCTTGTGGTCGATGCTGCTCTGGCCCTGAAGAGGAAGGGTCATCAGGTGCAGTTTTTTACTGGTCATCATGACCCTGCTCACTGCTTCCCGGAAACCTGTGATGGTCAGCTAGATGTGACTTGTGTTGGTGACTGGCTGCCACGATCAACATTTGGAATGCTGGCAGCTTTGTGGGCATACATCCGCATGATTTATGTGTCACTGTATCTGGTGTTGTTTAGTGGAGTTACATATGATGTTGTATTTGTAGATCAGGTCTCTGTGTGTATTCCATTTTTGAAACTGAAAAGTAACACCAAAATCCTCTTCTATTGTCACTTCCCTGACCAGCTCTTAACACAGAGAAGATCATTCTTGAAAAGGGTGTATAGATATTTTCTGGATACCTTTGAGGAGAAGACAACAAGCCAGGCTGATTGTGTTTTAGTCAATAGTCACTTCACTGCAAGTGTGTTTAAGGAGACATTTAAGTCCATCAAGACTTCTCCTTCTGTCCTGTACCCATCTTTAAATTTTGACAGTTTTGATAAGTATGCATCAGTGACTTTAAAAGATATAGATTTAGACATTGATAGTGACTGCATATTTCTTTCACTGAATCGATATGAATGTAAAAAGAACCTCAGCTTAGCACTTCATTCCTTGAAAATTCTTTTGGAAATGGTGAGTAAAGATGAAGCATCTCGTGTTCACCTCATCATGGCAGGTGGATATGACGAGAGGGTGCAAGAAAACATTGAGCACTATAACGAGTTAGTGAAATTGGCCACAACCTTGGGCATCTCAGATAAAGTTACATTCCTCAAATCTCCTGCAGACAGAGTGAAAGTTACTCTTCTGAGGTCTGCAAAATGTCTCATTTACACCCCAGACAGGGAACACTTTGGGATAGTACCCATAGAGGCCATGTATGTTGGTACACCAGTAATAGCAGTAAATAGTGGAGGACCCAAAGAGACGATTATCAATGGAGAAACTGGATTCCTTTGTGAGCAGAACCCAAAAGATTTTGCTGAAGCAATGCAAAGATTTGTAACTGGTGTTAATGACAAGACTCACATGGGAGAAGCTGGTTACAGTCGTGTAGTAAATAATTTCTCCTTCATCAAATTCTCTGAGCATCTGAACTACATAGTACAAGGTCTCATGGATGAGAGGAAGCAAAAGTAA
- the Alg2 gene encoding alpha-1,3/1,6-mannosyltransferase ALG2 isoform X2, with amino-acid sequence MVHVVFVHPDLGIGGAERLVVDAALALKRKGHQVQFFTGHHDPAHCFPETCDGQLDVTCVGDWLPRSTFGMLAALWAYIRMIYVSLYLVLFSGVTYDVVFVDQVSVCIPFLKLKSNTKILFYCHFPDQLLTQRRSFLKRVYRYFLDTFEEKTTSQADCVLVNSHFTASVFKETFKSIKTSPSVLYPSLNFDSFDKYASVTLKDIDLDIDSDCIFLSLNRYECKKNLSLALHSLKILLEMVSKDEASRVHLIMAGGYDERVQENIEHYNELVKLATTLGISDKVTFLKSPADRVKVTLLRSAKCLIYTPDREHFGIVPIEAMYVGTPVIAVNSGGPKETIINGETGFLCEQNPKDFAEAMQRFVTGVNDKTHMGEAGYSRVVNNFSFIKFSEHLNYIVQGLMDERKQK; translated from the coding sequence ATGGTTCATGTTGTGTTTGTACACCCGGACCTTGGCATTGGTGGTGCTGAACGTCTTGTGGTCGATGCTGCTCTGGCCCTGAAGAGGAAGGGTCATCAGGTGCAGTTTTTTACTGGTCATCATGACCCTGCTCACTGCTTCCCGGAAACCTGTGATGGTCAGCTAGATGTGACTTGTGTTGGTGACTGGCTGCCACGATCAACATTTGGAATGCTGGCAGCTTTGTGGGCATACATCCGCATGATTTATGTGTCACTGTATCTGGTGTTGTTTAGTGGAGTTACATATGATGTTGTATTTGTAGATCAGGTCTCTGTGTGTATTCCATTTTTGAAACTGAAAAGTAACACCAAAATCCTCTTCTATTGTCACTTCCCTGACCAGCTCTTAACACAGAGAAGATCATTCTTGAAAAGGGTGTATAGATATTTTCTGGATACCTTTGAGGAGAAGACAACAAGCCAGGCTGATTGTGTTTTAGTCAATAGTCACTTCACTGCAAGTGTGTTTAAGGAGACATTTAAGTCCATCAAGACTTCTCCTTCTGTCCTGTACCCATCTTTAAATTTTGACAGTTTTGATAAGTATGCATCAGTGACTTTAAAAGATATAGATTTAGACATTGATAGTGACTGCATATTTCTTTCACTGAATCGATATGAATGTAAAAAGAACCTCAGCTTAGCACTTCATTCCTTGAAAATTCTTTTGGAAATGGTGAGTAAAGATGAAGCATCTCGTGTTCACCTCATCATGGCAGGTGGATATGACGAGAGGGTGCAAGAAAACATTGAGCACTATAACGAGTTAGTGAAATTGGCCACAACCTTGGGCATCTCAGATAAAGTTACATTCCTCAAATCTCCTGCAGACAGAGTGAAAGTTACTCTTCTGAGGTCTGCAAAATGTCTCATTTACACCCCAGACAGGGAACACTTTGGGATAGTACCCATAGAGGCCATGTATGTTGGTACACCAGTAATAGCAGTAAATAGTGGAGGACCCAAAGAGACGATTATCAATGGAGAAACTGGATTCCTTTGTGAGCAGAACCCAAAAGATTTTGCTGAAGCAATGCAAAGATTTGTAACTGGTGTTAATGACAAGACTCACATGGGAGAAGCTGGTTACAGTCGTGTAGTAAATAATTTCTCCTTCATCAAATTCTCTGAGCATCTGAACTACATAGTACAAGGTCTCATGGATGAGAGGAAGCAAAAGTAA